A region from the Metopolophium dirhodum isolate CAU chromosome 9, ASM1992520v1, whole genome shotgun sequence genome encodes:
- the LOC132951572 gene encoding uncharacterized protein LOC132951572: protein MAEFQVSTDSPSTELSVTTSPVTAEVGEIEAPSNISSPSLPHVRPVEDDVLQRSSPMYNTAAAQFDGAESENCSTKPSVHQANGIQDMVVTRGGRSDAVTNTTATAVLPRHDVLDIELPSVASMGELQVSTDLPSTELSVTTSPVTAEIGEIEAPSNISSPSLPHVRPVEDDVLQRSSPTYNTAVAQFDGAESENCSTKPSVHQANGIQDMVVTRGGCSDAVTNPTVTAVIPKRRSLWGRTKRFVRRMLCCGAISA, encoded by the coding sequence ATGGCGGagtttcaagtttcaactgaTTCACCGTCCACCGAGTTGTCAGTAACGACATCACCTGTCACTGCAGAAGTTGGCGAGATCGAGGCGCCGTCAAACATCTCGTCGCCATCTTTGCCACATGTTCGGCCGGTCGAAGATGACGTGCTGCAGCGGTCAAGTCCGATGTACAACACGGCAGCAGCGCAGTTTGACGGTGCCGAGTCTGAAAACTGTTCGACGAAACCATCGGTCCACCAGGCAAATGGTATCCAGGATATGGTGGTGACCCGGGGCGGCCGCAGTGACGCAGTCACGAACACGACGGCAACCGCGGTACTTCCCAGACACGATGTACTCGATATCGAGTTACCTTCCGTCGCATCCATGGGGGAGTTGCAAGTTTCGACAGATTTACCGTCCACCGAGTTGTCAGTAACGACATCACCTGTCACTGCAGAAATTGGCGAGATCGAGGCGCCGTCAAACATCTCGTCGCCATCTTTGCCACATGTTCGGCCGGTCGAAGATGACGTGCTGCAGCGGTCAAGTCCGACGTACAACACGGCAGTAGCGCAGTTTGACGGTGCCGAGTCTGAAAACTGTTCGACGAAACCATCGGTCCACCAGGCAAATGGTATTCAGGATATGGTGGTAACCCGCGGCGGCTGCAGTGATGCAGTCACGAACCCGACGGTAACCGCGGTAATTCCCAAACGCCGGTCTCTGTGGGGCCGGACAAAGAGATTCGTCCGGCGAATGCTTTGTTGCGGCGCTATATCGGCATAG
- the LOC132951573 gene encoding BET1 homolog — MDYKDKIMRRSHGGNYYDPLPSNSSYGGEFIETENDDLTEQLKDKVNTLKSLSIDIGAEVKYQDRLLRDMDHDFETTGGFLSNTLGRVTRLSRNSGGYNMLYLILFSFAVFFVLYIFLKLK, encoded by the coding sequence ATGCGTAGATCTCACGGAGGAAATTATTATGATCCACTGCCATCAAACAGTTCATATGGTGGCGAGTTTATTGAAACAGAAAATGATGATTTAACAGAACAGCTAAAAGATAAGGTGAATACTTTGAAGTCTCTCTCGATTGATATTGGTGCAGAAGTAAAATACCAGGACCGTTTACTAAGAGATATGGATCATGATTTTGAAACCACTGGAGGATTTTTGAGTAACACACTTGGTCGAGTTACGAGGCTTAGTAGAAATAGTGGTGGctataatatgctatatctaattttatttagttttgccgttttttttgtactgtatatatttttaaaattaaaatag